A genomic region of Miscanthus floridulus cultivar M001 chromosome 3, ASM1932011v1, whole genome shotgun sequence contains the following coding sequences:
- the LOC136546471 gene encoding uncharacterized protein: MSVEILDGRTVQSFVDDERAFNSSMDARFAALDVDRDGRLSYAEMAGELMALRVRDAHFRADAPTPAAELAGLYGALFARFDHDGDGAMDRHEFRAEMREVMLAVASGHGVLPMQMVVEEGSLLKRAVDRELLATAPTLAA, from the coding sequence ATGAGCGTGGAGATCTTGGACGGGCGGACGGTGCAAAGCTTTGTGGACGATGAGCGCGCATTCAACTCGTCCATGGACGCCCGCTTCGCGGCGCTGGACGTGGACCGCGACGGCCGCCTCTCGTACGCCGAGATGGCCGGGGAGCTCATGGCGCTGCGCGTGCGGGACGCGCACTTCAGGGCCGACGCGCCAACGCCCGCGGCCGAGCTCGCCGGCCTGTATGGGGCGCTCTTCGCGCGCTTCGACCACGACGGGGACGGCGCCATGGACCGCCATGAGTTCCGCGCCGAGATGAGGGAGGTCATGCTCGCCGTCGCCAGCGGACACGGCGTGCTCCCCATGCAGATGGTCGTcgaggaaggcagcctcctcaaGAGGGCCGTCGACAGGGAGCTGCTGGCCACTGCCCCTACCCTGGCAGCTTGA